Proteins co-encoded in one Ruegeria sp. HKCCD4315 genomic window:
- a CDS encoding TetR/AcrR family transcriptional regulator encodes MRRQQLINATIDSIAENGIGGTTMSTVTEIAGLSLGIVNFHFKSKQNLLEETLLFLAKEHHEQWLEAFDNAGLSAPEKLLAIVDAHFYPQICTPKKLAVWFAFFGEAGRREVYRSLINDIDQERYDVALRLCSEIAEDGGYKDIPPRQVVNILESLYDGIWLELLTYPENFQRSVARDHIAAFLAKIYPDHFRMPAFKNGG; translated from the coding sequence GTGAGGAGACAACAACTCATCAATGCGACAATCGACTCGATTGCCGAAAACGGGATTGGTGGAACGACCATGTCCACAGTGACCGAGATTGCAGGTTTGTCATTGGGCATCGTCAACTTCCACTTCAAAAGTAAGCAGAACTTGCTGGAAGAAACGTTGCTGTTTCTAGCAAAGGAACACCACGAACAGTGGTTGGAAGCCTTTGACAATGCAGGATTGTCAGCGCCTGAAAAATTGTTGGCGATCGTCGATGCGCACTTTTACCCTCAGATTTGCACGCCAAAAAAGCTAGCTGTTTGGTTTGCGTTTTTTGGAGAGGCAGGACGGCGCGAAGTCTATCGCAGTCTGATCAATGACATCGATCAGGAGCGGTACGACGTAGCACTGAGACTGTGTTCAGAGATTGCTGAAGACGGTGGATACAAGGACATACCGCCAAGGCAAGTCGTCAATATTCTGGAATCTCTGTACGACGGAATCTGGTTGGAGCTTTTGACCTATCCCGAGAACTTTCAACGTTCGGTTGCCCGGGATCACATTGCCGCCTTTCTTGCCAAGATCTACCCAGATCACTTTCGAATGCCCGCGTTCAAAAACGGTGGTTGA
- a CDS encoding DUF6614 family protein — protein sequence MPRLLNQFELKPTVELDAFEQAWNAFVEHLIKTDLAAEGTPLCRRIPASGYDTDELRNHTLMAVVEFRDQSQADAAWAAIEGRVEPLGALHRRVISLVHDPVFTFWSEL from the coding sequence ATGCCCAGACTTTTGAACCAATTCGAATTGAAACCAACCGTCGAGCTCGATGCATTCGAGCAGGCGTGGAACGCGTTTGTCGAACACTTGATCAAGACGGACCTTGCCGCCGAGGGTACGCCTTTGTGCAGGCGCATCCCCGCAAGTGGTTACGATACCGACGAGCTGCGCAACCATACGCTTATGGCTGTTGTAGAGTTCAGGGATCAATCGCAGGCAGACGCGGCTTGGGCCGCCATTGAAGGCCGCGTTGAGCCTTTGGGGGCTTTGCATCGTAGAGTTATTTCTTTGGTGCACGATCCGGTTTTCACTTTTTGGTCGGAACTCTAG
- a CDS encoding FAD-binding oxidoreductase has product MIRNENPVIANSLWSATAGYSSECPQLVGEQHSDVTVIGAGFTGLSAALHLAEKGVKAVVIDAHHPGWGASGRNGGQINVGLKDGPTGIKTKFGDIWGTRMIRMAGDAADLVFDLITRHGIECDANRPGWLRAAHSKKTLSELHKLAEDWDNHGGGMVSLDQSEMQRLTGTEAYLGGVLDRRGGVLHPLNYALGLAEAGRRNGVQIFGGTPAKQILSEAGRFRIETPKGAVISEKVLICTNAYSGDLHPRLAKSVLPVRSVQVATAPLSDNVRQSILPEGNALSDARRLLLYFRQDAEGRFLMGGRGTYNDKSTLKQIERLKRISVELFPQLSGVQWEYEWGGFVALTKDHYPHLHELAPGIVTGLGYNGRGVAIATAMGRVLAKWATGTKSDELEFPVTPLRPLPFSFAKETLVEAEILRLKLLDKLGL; this is encoded by the coding sequence ATGATCCGAAACGAAAACCCAGTCATCGCAAATAGCCTGTGGTCAGCAACAGCAGGCTATTCGTCAGAATGTCCACAATTGGTTGGCGAACAGCACTCTGACGTGACCGTGATTGGCGCCGGGTTTACCGGGCTTTCGGCAGCACTTCACCTGGCCGAGAAAGGCGTCAAAGCTGTTGTCATCGATGCGCATCATCCGGGCTGGGGAGCTTCTGGACGTAATGGCGGTCAAATCAATGTAGGCCTAAAGGACGGGCCGACGGGCATCAAAACCAAATTTGGTGACATCTGGGGAACCAGAATGATCCGAATGGCCGGTGACGCCGCCGATCTTGTGTTTGACTTAATAACTCGGCACGGGATTGAGTGCGACGCAAATCGTCCTGGCTGGCTGCGCGCGGCGCATAGTAAAAAAACACTCAGTGAACTACACAAACTAGCCGAGGATTGGGACAACCACGGCGGGGGTATGGTATCGCTTGATCAAAGCGAAATGCAGCGACTGACCGGGACCGAAGCTTACCTTGGCGGCGTTCTGGATCGCCGCGGCGGTGTTTTGCACCCGTTAAACTATGCACTTGGGCTGGCCGAAGCAGGTCGCCGCAATGGCGTGCAAATTTTCGGTGGAACGCCTGCCAAGCAGATTTTGTCAGAGGCCGGTCGCTTTCGTATTGAAACTCCCAAAGGAGCGGTTATCTCAGAAAAAGTGCTGATCTGTACGAACGCCTATTCTGGAGATCTGCATCCGCGCTTGGCTAAATCCGTTTTGCCCGTTCGCTCGGTCCAAGTCGCTACGGCGCCCCTGTCCGACAATGTCCGCCAGTCAATTCTGCCAGAAGGCAACGCTTTGTCAGACGCACGACGCCTGCTTCTGTACTTCAGGCAAGACGCGGAAGGTCGCTTTCTTATGGGAGGACGCGGTACCTACAACGACAAGTCCACTCTCAAACAAATTGAGCGGTTGAAACGCATTTCTGTTGAACTTTTCCCCCAATTATCTGGAGTTCAGTGGGAATACGAGTGGGGCGGCTTTGTTGCTTTGACTAAAGATCACTATCCGCATCTGCATGAGCTCGCACCAGGGATTGTGACAGGTTTGGGATACAATGGGCGCGGCGTTGCCATCGCCACGGCAATGGGGCGCGTCCTCGCCAAATGGGCGACTGGAACCAAATCAGACGAGCTGGAATTTCCTGTCACCCCTCTCAGACCACTGCCTTTTTCCTTCGCGAAAGAGACTCTTGTCGAAGCAGAAATCCTGCGCCTGAAACTCTTAGACAAGTTGGGCCTTTAG
- a CDS encoding MATE family efflux transporter, with amino-acid sequence MTRVRISQQPRPSWGAILKEARYLARLALPIVISLAAAALIGVVDTVMVAPLGTLPLAAVSITASVLIIFYSALYGFVSAIGVRMAEAFGKTSDQGLAAATSAGIFVSLVVGAVGAVAMICLKPALSWIGQPPEVVSLIGGYWIAMSLLLVPFTVFYTLKALFDAMNHPWIGVGLAFLAVGFNIPSNYVLIHGVGGWPGLGLLGAGMASLLSQIVPLIIALVILRVWKSKRGLLRSASFDRSEVKAQLKEGFIISVGYLGEGAAYAVAGLMLGWFSAAALAAHQIVSAVSDVIYMVPLGVSIAISIRVAQAIGADERERLNPIVLASLLVVVGWMTVVVTGILFGRAPLANSLSDDPEVVSLAISMFLVIAAMQIADGVQGTMLGAFRGMMDNHVPVAITLIAYWVFALPLGYALGFWLGFGPNGVWIGYGSGLSLAAIALTYRFFSQNR; translated from the coding sequence ATGACGCGAGTGCGGATATCGCAGCAGCCTCGGCCATCCTGGGGTGCGATCTTAAAAGAGGCGCGTTACCTTGCGCGGCTTGCTCTTCCGATAGTCATTTCTCTTGCTGCTGCTGCTTTGATTGGTGTCGTTGACACAGTGATGGTGGCCCCGTTGGGCACACTTCCTCTGGCGGCGGTCTCAATTACGGCCTCGGTGCTGATCATTTTCTATTCAGCGCTCTACGGCTTTGTGTCCGCAATTGGTGTGCGCATGGCAGAAGCTTTTGGGAAAACAAGTGACCAAGGGCTGGCAGCAGCAACAAGCGCCGGAATTTTTGTTTCCTTAGTCGTGGGGGCAGTTGGCGCTGTTGCAATGATCTGCCTTAAGCCTGCTCTCTCTTGGATTGGGCAGCCGCCTGAAGTGGTCAGTCTAATAGGCGGGTACTGGATCGCGATGAGCCTTCTTTTGGTGCCCTTCACGGTTTTCTACACGCTTAAGGCTCTCTTTGACGCCATGAACCATCCGTGGATTGGCGTTGGTCTTGCGTTTCTTGCGGTCGGTTTCAACATCCCTTCAAATTATGTTTTGATCCACGGAGTTGGTGGCTGGCCGGGTCTGGGTCTCCTCGGCGCCGGGATGGCAAGTCTGTTGTCTCAGATAGTGCCGTTGATCATAGCGCTCGTGATTTTGCGAGTGTGGAAAAGTAAGAGAGGCCTTCTGAGGTCCGCGAGTTTCGACAGGTCCGAGGTCAAAGCGCAGCTCAAAGAAGGATTCATTATCTCCGTTGGCTATTTGGGGGAGGGGGCCGCTTACGCAGTTGCCGGCCTTATGCTTGGTTGGTTCAGCGCCGCCGCGCTCGCCGCCCATCAAATCGTTTCGGCAGTCAGCGACGTCATTTACATGGTGCCACTAGGCGTTTCGATTGCGATTTCTATACGCGTAGCTCAAGCAATTGGTGCCGATGAAAGAGAAAGGTTGAATCCGATCGTTTTAGCGTCGCTGTTGGTCGTCGTTGGTTGGATGACCGTGGTCGTCACTGGTATTTTGTTTGGCCGTGCCCCTTTGGCAAATAGCCTTTCAGATGACCCAGAGGTCGTTTCTCTTGCGATATCAATGTTCCTTGTGATTGCAGCAATGCAGATTGCAGATGGTGTGCAAGGGACAATGCTAGGCGCATTTCGGGGCATGATGGACAATCATGTTCCTGTCGCCATTACCCTGATTGCCTATTGGGTCTTTGCTTTGCCGCTTGGATATGCGCTGGGCTTTTGGCTTGGGTTCGGTCCCAACGGAGTTTGGATCGGATACGGCTCAGGTCTCTCATTGGCCGCTATCGCGTTGACCTATCGCTTCTTCTCCCAAAACCGCTAG
- a CDS encoding TetR family transcriptional regulator C-terminal domain-containing protein: protein MVEAERKRPRKERKENADRRRRQLLDAACRSILTHGLAKTTLATVASEAELSQGVAAFYFKSKLGLLTETLRDLYQRYEKHWTASLERAGDKPAEKIRALIKADFHPDACGPDVLPLWYAFWGELRFQLQYDEVAEHFETRRRETLRLIWKELLSADDVTSADQMAEWMETLTDGYWQRLHLAPEGLSRKQAEQAAWGCLVRLVPELLGDTA from the coding sequence TTGGTCGAAGCTGAGCGGAAACGTCCTCGCAAAGAGAGGAAGGAGAACGCAGATCGTCGTCGCCGGCAGCTGCTGGACGCAGCTTGCCGCTCAATATTGACCCATGGATTGGCAAAAACGACGCTTGCAACAGTCGCGTCTGAGGCAGAGCTTTCTCAGGGTGTTGCGGCATTTTATTTCAAATCAAAGCTAGGTCTTCTGACCGAAACTTTGCGTGACCTGTACCAGCGTTACGAGAAGCACTGGACAGCTTCTTTAGAGCGAGCAGGGGACAAGCCCGCCGAAAAGATAAGGGCTTTGATAAAAGCTGACTTCCACCCTGATGCGTGTGGTCCGGATGTCTTACCCCTTTGGTATGCATTCTGGGGCGAGCTTCGATTTCAACTGCAGTATGATGAAGTTGCCGAGCATTTTGAGACACGTCGAAGAGAGACCTTGAGGTTGATCTGGAAAGAATTGCTCTCAGCAGACGACGTTACTTCAGCAGATCAAATGGCTGAATGGATGGAGACATTAACAGATGGCTATTGGCAACGATTGCATCTCGCTCCGGAAGGCCTGAGCCGAAAGCAGGCGGAGCAAGCTGCCTGGGGATGCCTTGTTCGTTTGGTTCCAGAATTACTTGGAGATACGGCTTAG
- a CDS encoding NAD(P)/FAD-dependent oxidoreductase, translating to MIVAGAGHNGLTAAAYLARAGMRVLVVEKNDWIGGAAVSRSLHEGWTYSNCSYVCSLLRREIARDLELPKYGLQVIPYEGGASFTRDGDYFAYYSDHNALKREMARHSAKDADAYRRYSRAIMRQCRFIRPFLLRDAPDPASLHPRDLGELAYLVKKAHGLGSRELGETLKFWTMSIGDFLDEHFENDLIKAHLAGSGIIGTGLGVYSPGTAYVLLHHYMGDIDGGIGAWGFARGGMGAISNAIAASFKDHGGTIHTGSGIEKILSKDGRVEGVALEDGKVFHAPVVASNMDIKRTILHHLDMAELPDDFTKAVRNFKIRGSSAKLNIALDRFPNFPAAPEHTSFLRGDLHVSQSLFELEKAYDDWKVGRWSEKPYIDMLIPSQIDPTMAPTGAHMMTVFVQYAPYDLVVDGVRSAENWDDKQRNAMAETVLDQMSVACPDIRERVVHMEVRSPLEIEREVGLTEGNIFQGELTFDQLFFNRPVPGWSQYNLPIKGLYLCGSSAHPGGGVMGAPGANAARAILRKETRHGRMKGYAA from the coding sequence GTGATTGTGGCCGGCGCTGGTCACAACGGATTAACCGCTGCAGCCTATTTGGCGCGCGCTGGCATGCGTGTTTTGGTGGTCGAAAAGAACGACTGGATCGGTGGCGCCGCAGTCAGCCGGTCGCTACACGAGGGCTGGACATACTCGAATTGCTCATACGTTTGCTCTCTTTTGCGGCGCGAGATTGCCAGGGACCTTGAGCTACCAAAATACGGACTTCAGGTAATTCCGTATGAAGGCGGCGCGAGCTTTACGCGCGATGGGGATTACTTCGCCTACTATTCCGATCACAACGCACTGAAGCGTGAGATGGCACGTCATTCCGCAAAAGATGCCGACGCCTATCGCCGCTATTCGCGAGCCATCATGCGGCAATGCCGTTTTATCCGTCCGTTTTTACTTCGGGACGCACCGGACCCCGCTTCTCTCCATCCGCGCGATCTCGGCGAACTGGCGTACCTCGTAAAAAAAGCACATGGTTTGGGCAGTCGGGAGCTTGGTGAAACGCTGAAATTCTGGACAATGTCCATTGGTGACTTTCTGGATGAGCATTTCGAAAACGACTTGATTAAGGCCCATTTGGCAGGCTCAGGCATTATCGGCACCGGCCTCGGAGTGTACTCACCCGGAACGGCATATGTGCTGCTGCACCACTACATGGGTGACATTGACGGCGGCATCGGAGCATGGGGCTTCGCGCGTGGAGGGATGGGTGCAATTTCGAATGCCATTGCTGCCTCTTTCAAGGATCACGGCGGTACTATCCACACAGGTTCGGGGATTGAGAAAATCCTCAGCAAAGACGGACGCGTTGAAGGCGTAGCTTTGGAGGACGGCAAGGTTTTTCATGCCCCTGTCGTTGCCTCCAATATGGATATCAAACGCACAATTCTGCACCATTTAGATATGGCCGAGTTGCCGGATGATTTCACCAAGGCGGTGCGAAACTTCAAAATTCGGGGGTCCTCGGCAAAGCTCAATATTGCGCTTGACCGCTTTCCAAATTTCCCTGCAGCACCCGAGCACACCAGCTTCCTCAGGGGTGATTTACATGTGTCGCAGAGCCTCTTTGAACTTGAAAAGGCCTATGATGATTGGAAAGTCGGACGCTGGTCGGAAAAGCCTTATATCGACATGCTCATCCCAAGCCAGATTGATCCGACTATGGCGCCGACAGGTGCCCACATGATGACGGTTTTCGTCCAATATGCGCCGTATGACTTAGTAGTCGACGGCGTTAGATCTGCCGAAAATTGGGACGACAAACAGCGCAACGCGATGGCAGAAACTGTACTCGACCAGATGTCTGTGGCGTGTCCCGACATTCGCGAGCGCGTTGTTCATATGGAAGTTCGTTCACCATTGGAAATTGAGCGCGAGGTCGGTCTGACAGAGGGCAACATTTTCCAAGGCGAACTAACTTTTGATCAGCTTTTCTTCAATCGGCCCGTCCCGGGTTGGTCGCAGTACAATTTACCCATCAAGGGGCTTTATCTGTGCGGGTCGTCCGCCCATCCCGGCGGTGGGGTTATGGGGGCCCCAGGTGCAAACGCTGCCCGCGCTATTCTCAGGAAAGAAACACGGCATGGCCGAATGAAGGGGTATGCCGCATGA
- a CDS encoding NAD(P)/FAD-dependent oxidoreductase has translation MSQFDAIVIGGGVNGLIAGTLLGRRGKNVCIIEKSDRFGGMASYSVDGGPTLAHSLYNLSPRALGDIGIGIQHPVLSSKPVSTVSLSEDGRHIVFKNDGVYWSDGTKHRESDAWSDLTRQLITYGDLLRQLAEAPPPGGQKAILSRGALNEFLRLAKLGIGLKKLGKSEMRRFLQVVLSNVHDIILDDLSEGPVAGMLAADAIWGTATGPRSPGTVFNLIYRLGHGGTITQPAGGMCALTDLMVEAAQKAGCLLMPDTEVSRILLDNDAVSGVETTDGRTIAAPNVLSSLAPKLTSRMTGPSAFDIETMRRVRNIRARGTTAKVNLRLKDSSALPSLSDELAHERLIYAPSVEYVEAAINPAKYGQMSKAPVIEAFKMQTADGASWLSTIVQYAPSDLEGGWTETAKEQLVEIAVETLSRALPGLGDQIAGKQVITPDKIESATGAPGGHWHHAEMSLDQLLTLRPTNGMSRYSMGPKGLFQCGAATHPGGDVMGLAGRNAALAALEAPP, from the coding sequence ATGAGCCAATTTGATGCGATTGTCATTGGCGGCGGTGTAAACGGCCTGATTGCCGGAACACTCCTTGGTCGACGCGGCAAGAATGTCTGTATCATTGAGAAATCCGACAGGTTCGGCGGCATGGCGTCTTATTCTGTGGACGGCGGTCCGACCCTTGCACATTCGCTATACAACCTGAGCCCGCGGGCATTGGGTGACATCGGCATAGGTATTCAACACCCTGTCCTGTCCAGCAAACCCGTCTCCACGGTCTCTCTGTCTGAGGATGGGCGGCACATCGTCTTCAAGAACGACGGCGTGTATTGGAGCGACGGGACAAAACACCGGGAATCAGATGCCTGGTCTGATCTGACACGCCAGCTGATTACATATGGAGACCTTTTGCGCCAACTCGCCGAGGCTCCACCTCCCGGGGGGCAAAAGGCCATCCTTTCCCGGGGTGCGCTCAACGAGTTCTTGCGCCTGGCGAAACTGGGCATAGGCCTGAAAAAGCTGGGCAAATCTGAAATGCGGCGTTTCCTGCAGGTCGTCTTATCTAATGTCCACGACATTATCCTAGATGACCTGTCGGAAGGACCGGTGGCTGGAATGCTTGCTGCTGATGCAATCTGGGGGACAGCCACTGGTCCAAGATCTCCGGGCACTGTGTTCAATCTGATCTATCGTTTGGGTCACGGAGGGACCATCACTCAACCAGCAGGCGGGATGTGCGCGTTAACCGATTTGATGGTGGAAGCTGCGCAAAAGGCAGGTTGCCTGCTGATGCCGGACACTGAAGTATCCCGCATTCTGTTGGACAACGATGCAGTCTCCGGAGTGGAAACCACCGATGGACGAACCATTGCCGCGCCTAATGTGCTCAGCAGCCTTGCCCCGAAACTAACAAGCCGAATGACCGGTCCCTCTGCCTTTGACATCGAAACGATGCGGCGAGTGCGAAATATACGGGCGCGTGGAACAACGGCTAAGGTCAATCTACGGCTCAAGGATAGCTCCGCCCTGCCTAGCCTGAGTGACGAATTGGCACACGAACGTCTGATCTATGCTCCTTCTGTGGAATACGTCGAAGCTGCGATCAATCCGGCTAAGTATGGTCAAATGTCCAAAGCACCTGTGATTGAAGCTTTCAAAATGCAGACAGCCGACGGAGCAAGCTGGCTGTCAACCATAGTGCAATATGCGCCATCTGACCTTGAAGGCGGCTGGACTGAGACTGCAAAGGAACAGCTTGTGGAAATTGCAGTCGAAACTCTTAGCCGCGCCCTGCCCGGCTTGGGTGATCAAATTGCAGGTAAGCAGGTCATAACACCGGATAAAATCGAAAGCGCAACCGGAGCGCCCGGCGGGCACTGGCACCATGCAGAAATGTCTTTGGACCAGCTCCTGACACTTCGGCCCACGAACGGGATGTCCAGATACTCCATGGGGCCGAAAGGGCTGTTCCAATGCGGTGCAGCAACGCATCCCGGTGGCGACGTCATGGGCCTCGCTGGTCGCAATGCGGCCCTGGCGGCGCTGGAGGCTCCGCCATGA
- a CDS encoding aminomethyltransferase family protein, translating to MSIFTDPKLGLIPGPFHKKLEEQNRAQNWYDWAGYAAPGVLDSVEFEYFALRNQASLFDISPMHKYRLTGPDTTAMLNRLVTRDVRKISVGRVGYAVWCDEEGMVIDDGTLFHLGDNDWRLCCQEQMLTWLLDAAWGFDVSVVDETHSVAGLSLQGPTSYAVLEAAGLDVSKLKPFDLAQIEHSLMISRTGFTGDLGYELWCDWDKAEALWDRIWKGGTHQGLRAIGYEAVNLARIEAGFLTAGVDFQPVHATERLHRGQTPFELGLGRLVDFNKGHFNGRRELLSKRENPRSLLLRFDVEGFKPSEGSLIYNRRKKEVGHITSGIWSPTAKRSIALAHVRMPDAGRSSGLKAEIYTLQEGKWRTRMARLTPVTKAFFAPPRARATPPART from the coding sequence ATGAGCATCTTTACCGATCCAAAACTCGGTTTGATACCCGGGCCATTTCACAAAAAACTCGAAGAGCAAAATCGCGCACAAAATTGGTACGATTGGGCCGGTTATGCTGCCCCGGGTGTGCTGGACAGTGTCGAGTTCGAGTACTTCGCGCTGCGAAATCAGGCCTCTTTGTTTGATATCTCACCAATGCACAAGTACCGATTGACCGGGCCGGACACGACCGCGATGCTCAATCGCCTCGTGACACGGGACGTCCGAAAAATCAGCGTTGGTCGCGTGGGGTACGCGGTCTGGTGTGATGAAGAGGGTATGGTAATCGATGACGGGACTCTTTTCCATCTTGGCGACAACGATTGGCGCCTTTGTTGTCAGGAACAAATGCTGACATGGCTACTCGACGCTGCATGGGGTTTTGACGTTTCAGTCGTCGACGAAACTCACAGTGTTGCTGGACTTTCGCTGCAAGGGCCGACCTCTTATGCAGTTTTGGAAGCCGCTGGTTTAGATGTCAGCAAGCTGAAGCCATTCGATCTCGCTCAAATTGAACACAGTCTCATGATCTCGCGGACGGGTTTTACCGGTGACTTAGGTTACGAGCTCTGGTGCGACTGGGACAAGGCAGAAGCGCTTTGGGACAGAATTTGGAAAGGTGGCACACATCAGGGACTGCGCGCCATTGGATACGAAGCTGTAAACTTGGCCCGCATCGAAGCCGGTTTTCTGACCGCAGGTGTGGATTTTCAACCGGTTCATGCGACCGAACGGTTGCACCGAGGCCAAACACCCTTCGAACTTGGTCTGGGTCGGCTCGTCGATTTCAACAAAGGACATTTCAATGGCCGGCGAGAGCTGCTGTCCAAGCGAGAGAATCCAAGAAGCCTCCTCCTACGTTTCGATGTCGAAGGATTCAAACCCTCGGAAGGGTCGTTGATCTACAATCGACGCAAAAAAGAAGTTGGGCACATAACATCCGGGATATGGTCGCCGACCGCCAAGCGCAGCATTGCGTTGGCCCATGTCCGTATGCCGGATGCTGGCCGGTCATCTGGCTTAAAGGCCGAGATCTACACTCTGCAAGAAGGCAAATGGCGCACCAGGATGGCGCGCCTCACTCCTGTCACCAAAGCCTTCTTCGCACCGCCCCGCGCACGAGCTACGCCACCGGCCCGCACCTAA
- a CDS encoding aminotransferase — protein MNTLDNTPTDGDLVAWDRDHHLHPWAGTDGFGSDEYMRVNTADGIYLWDAAGKRYIDGPGGMWCTQIGYGRQEMADTISQQVMKMPYASPWSFTTEPAAVLARMIAERTPGDLNTVHFTTGGSTAVDTALRTALFMNKRLGRPEKRIVIGREKGYHGSTFLAATVTGKERFETSFEKAQDLVRFLPDVNPYHRPEGITVDAWCDAKVADLESLIADVGADRVAAFIAEPILCSGGVIVPPPGYHKRTLEICRANDILYISDEVVTGFGRLGHWFASEDVFGIVPDIITCAKGLTSGYLPLGACIISDAVMKRISDAPGDDVFYNGYTYSGHPVSCAAAIKNIEIMEHEDILGHVQRVTPHFQDRLNQIKEKFPIVGDVRGDGLLGCIECRPGLNVESYEAHVKFGQKLDDACEEMGLLLRPFGNMAVFSPPLIITPSQIDEMFDIMEAGMAQVSKDYDA, from the coding sequence GTGAACACCCTGGATAATACACCAACCGACGGCGACCTTGTCGCTTGGGATCGCGACCATCACCTACATCCTTGGGCCGGAACCGACGGCTTTGGGTCCGACGAGTACATGCGGGTAAATACAGCGGATGGTATCTACCTCTGGGATGCTGCCGGGAAGCGATATATTGATGGCCCTGGCGGAATGTGGTGCACACAGATCGGATACGGGCGTCAAGAGATGGCCGATACCATTTCCCAACAGGTTATGAAGATGCCCTATGCGTCGCCGTGGTCGTTTACGACCGAACCCGCGGCCGTTCTGGCGCGAATGATCGCGGAACGTACACCAGGCGATCTGAACACGGTGCACTTCACGACCGGTGGGTCTACCGCCGTTGACACCGCACTGAGGACCGCACTTTTCATGAACAAACGGCTTGGCCGACCGGAGAAGAGGATCGTGATCGGCCGGGAAAAAGGCTACCACGGATCAACCTTTCTCGCCGCGACTGTCACTGGAAAAGAACGTTTCGAAACAAGCTTTGAAAAAGCTCAGGATCTGGTGCGTTTTCTGCCCGACGTGAACCCCTACCACCGGCCAGAAGGCATAACAGTTGATGCATGGTGCGACGCCAAAGTTGCTGACCTTGAGAGCCTGATTGCTGACGTAGGCGCCGACCGTGTTGCCGCCTTTATCGCGGAACCGATCCTGTGTTCCGGTGGCGTGATCGTTCCACCTCCGGGTTATCACAAGCGCACGCTCGAAATTTGCCGGGCAAACGACATTCTGTACATTTCGGATGAAGTCGTAACCGGCTTTGGTAGGTTGGGACACTGGTTCGCCTCAGAAGACGTCTTTGGCATCGTCCCTGACATTATTACCTGCGCAAAAGGTTTAACCTCGGGCTATCTGCCGTTAGGTGCCTGCATAATCTCGGACGCAGTAATGAAACGCATTTCAGACGCACCGGGCGACGATGTTTTCTACAACGGCTACACATACTCCGGGCACCCTGTGAGCTGCGCGGCTGCCATTAAGAATATTGAAATCATGGAGCACGAGGACATTCTAGGACACGTTCAACGCGTCACACCGCATTTCCAGGACCGCCTAAATCAAATAAAGGAGAAGTTTCCGATAGTTGGGGATGTGCGCGGTGACGGGCTCCTCGGGTGCATAGAATGTCGCCCTGGACTGAACGTCGAGAGTTACGAAGCGCATGTGAAGTTTGGACAGAAACTGGACGATGCGTGCGAGGAGATGGGACTCCTCTTGCGACCATTTGGAAACATGGCCGTGTTCTCGCCCCCTCTGATCATAACTCCGTCGCAGATAGACGAAATGTTCGACATCATGGAAGCTGGTATGGCGCAGGTCAGCAAGGACTACGACGCATAA
- a CDS encoding class I SAM-dependent methyltransferase, which yields MSDEILYDQQAISFLEELWGEGFLSPGGPEEVARVVEGVDLKDKHILDIGCGSGAIAVLMAREFGAARVTGIDVEAPVCAAAKERVGQADLERKVDIIQVTPGPMPFEDGIFDVVFSKDSIIHIPDKVAMAAEAYRVLKPGGYFAASDWLTNHDGEMSPEMAHYVKMEALEFQMASPSKYRAAMELAGFEDVELVNRNAWYAQVSADELEELTGPNRADWEARHGAEFIEHQIEIWDAMQPVLKTGEHCPHHIRGRKPA from the coding sequence ATGTCAGACGAAATCCTATATGATCAACAGGCAATCAGCTTTCTGGAGGAGCTTTGGGGGGAGGGATTTCTTTCACCGGGAGGCCCTGAAGAAGTTGCTCGTGTTGTTGAAGGGGTTGATCTGAAAGATAAGCATATCCTTGATATAGGATGCGGATCTGGGGCGATCGCAGTGTTGATGGCAAGGGAGTTCGGCGCCGCTAGAGTTACGGGGATTGATGTAGAGGCCCCGGTTTGCGCGGCTGCGAAAGAGCGAGTTGGGCAGGCGGATCTGGAGAGAAAGGTCGATATCATACAGGTCACTCCAGGTCCAATGCCATTCGAAGATGGTATTTTTGACGTAGTGTTTTCGAAGGACTCGATCATCCATATCCCCGACAAAGTAGCGATGGCTGCGGAAGCTTATCGTGTGCTCAAACCAGGCGGTTATTTCGCTGCTTCTGACTGGCTGACCAATCATGATGGTGAGATGTCACCGGAAATGGCGCACTACGTAAAGATGGAAGCCTTAGAGTTTCAGATGGCGTCGCCCTCAAAGTACCGAGCTGCTATGGAGCTGGCTGGCTTTGAAGACGTAGAGTTAGTCAACCGCAACGCTTGGTATGCTCAGGTATCAGCTGATGAGCTGGAGGAATTGACCGGGCCAAACCGAGCCGACTGGGAAGCTCGTCATGGTGCGGAGTTTATTGAACATCAGATCGAGATCTGGGACGCTATGCAGCCAGTGTTGAAAACCGGAGAGCATTGCCCTCATCACATCCGTGGTCGGAAACCTGCCTGA